In the Wyeomyia smithii strain HCP4-BCI-WySm-NY-G18 chromosome 2, ASM2978416v1, whole genome shotgun sequence genome, one interval contains:
- the LOC129720747 gene encoding uncharacterized protein LOC129720747 — MVWTRPSQPAVPVVWHTFEAKDGDDSEGRVVTYRVQDLTEDRYEDMIEHFMNHFVEEEPMSVSMGTTKDPQMRTGSSHMWRAVLKEQMTLVCYKDGSDEIIGANILAVRDNGNYLDTQLDSKNQSKALNVVHYCSKQFDYTEHYGVKLRLVAYGLAVNKRYRGRGIATEILKARVPMCKALGIQLAAHPFSAIGSQKAATNAGYRTDYEITYDDLAKMGPDYTMPNIQSKSFKLMSFAIE, encoded by the exons ATGGTTTGGACCAGACCTTCACAACCAGCTGTTCCCGTCGTTTGGCATACCTTTGAGGCTAAAGATGGGGACGATAGTGAGGGACGTGTGGTAACGTATCGTGTTCAGGATTTGACAGAAGACCGGTATGAAGATATGATCGAGCATTTCATGAATCACTTCGTGGAGGAGGAACCGATGAGTGTAAGTATGGGAACCACGAAGGATCCGCAAATGCGCACTGGAAGTAGCCACATGTGGAGAGCAGTTTTAAAGGAGCAAATGACCCTCGTTTGCTATAAGGATGGATCGGATGAGATTATCGGCGCGAATATTCTTGCTGTGAGGGATAACGGGAATTATTTAGACACTCAG TTGGATTCTAAAAACCAAAGCAAAGCACTGAACGTCGTCCATTATTGTTCGAAGCAATTTGATTACACGGAGCATTATGGCGTTAAACTTCGCTTGGTTGCGTACGGCTTAGCCGTCAACAAACGCTACCGAGGGAGAGGAATCGCGACGGAAATTCTGAAAGCTCGTGTTCCAATGTGTAAAGCTCTCGGGATACAACTTGCCGCGCATCCGTTTTCGGCCATCGGATCGCAGAAAGCCGCAACCAATGCCGGTTACCGGACGGACTACGAAATCAC ATATGATGATCTTGCTAAAATGGGACCAGATTATACGATGCCTAATATTCAATCCAAAAGTTTTAAGTTAATGAGCTTTGCAATTGAATAA